TATGAAACCAGAGGTCAGCGGCCTCATATATTATCTCACTCCTGTTATTGTTTTTAGAACTGATTACAAGCTCTCCTGCCTCTTCCGGTATCTTTTTTAATATCTTATCAACCCCTGATGAATAAAGGGAGCTTACATAAGAGGATTCCGCAGGGTTCTTTTTTCTTTCGAGAATAATATCATATACCTTATTCAGAATACCGGTTAATGGAACCTTATCCATCTCAGGTGAGCCGTCTTTTTCATATAATCCACGATGAAAACAAGACCTGTTCCCTGTATGACACGCAACACCTACCTGCTCAACCTGAACAAGCAGGGTATCTGCATCACAGTCATAGAGAATCTTCTTTACCATCTGGATATTCCCGGAGGTCTCCCCCTTCTGCCAGAGTTTTTTCCTCGACCTGCTCCAGAAATGTGTAATGCCTGTGCTTATCGTAGCCCTTAACGAATCAACATTCATATAGGCCATCATAAGAACAGTAAACGTTCTATGGTCCTGAATAATCGCAGGAACAAGCCCAGTTTTATCAAATTTTATCTGACTTACAATATCACTCATTTTGCTTCTTACCTCTTTCTTTTTTTCTTACTTCTTACTTCTTACTTCTCTAATCTTACCGGAATCCCTCTGCTTCTCAGATATTCTTTTACCTGCCTTATTGTATATTCCTGAAAGTGAAAGATTGAGGCCGCAAGCACGGCATCGGCCTTGCCTGTTACTATCCCGTCATAAAGATGCTCCAGTGTCCCTACACCGCCTGAGGCAATAACGGG
The sequence above is drawn from the Nitrospirota bacterium genome and encodes:
- a CDS encoding bifunctional phosphoribosyl-AMP cyclohydrolase/phosphoribosyl-ATP diphosphatase HisIE gives rise to the protein MSDIVSQIKFDKTGLVPAIIQDHRTFTVLMMAYMNVDSLRATISTGITHFWSRSRKKLWQKGETSGNIQMVKKILYDCDADTLLVQVEQVGVACHTGNRSCFHRGLYEKDGSPEMDKVPLTGILNKVYDIILERKKNPAESSYVSSLYSSGVDKILKKIPEEAGELVISSKNNNRSEIIYEAADLWFHTLVLLGYHGLTPQDVYKELEDRFGISGFEKKKKEGKTK